TAGCGCAACCAGTTCAGACTCGGGATCTTTAAGATTGCCAAACACTAATGCTTTTGTCGGACATATTTCTACACAGGCAGGTTGTTTACCCTGTTTGAGATTAGTTTCACGGCAGAAGTCACATTTGTCGGCAGCTTTAGTAACAGGATTAATAAAACGCACTTCATAAGGGCAGGCCGCAATACAGTATTGGCAACCGACACATTTATCTGCATTTACTGCAACAATACCGGTTTCTTTATTAATAAAGGCGGCCCCGGTTGGACAAACAGAAACGCAAGGTGCGTTCTCGCAATGTTCACAAGAATGTCGAGAAAAATGATAAAACTGATTAGGGTATTCTCCAAACGGCCCAGTTCTTTCAATGCTTAGTCGTGTGACACCTTCAGGTACATGATTCACTTCTCGACATGCTTCAACACAGGCATTACAGCCAATGCATTTAGTTTCATCA
The nucleotide sequence above comes from Shewanella sp. Arc9-LZ. Encoded proteins:
- a CDS encoding 4Fe-4S dicluster domain-containing protein; the protein is MENSRRHFLKSTCALVAGVSVYPFSGNHANAEMEPAINNIKYALLNDETKCIGCNACVEACREVNHVPEGVTRLSIERTGPFGEYPNQFYHFSRHSCEHCENAPCVSVCPTGAAFINKETGIVAVNADKCVGCQYCIAACPYEVRFINPVTKAADKCDFCRETNLKQGKQPACVEICPTKALVFGNLKDPESELVALLKANPTERFKQDLGTRPKIFRIKAKQGEIIL